TGGAACGGGAGGGGCTCTCGGCAGCAGGCCTCGTCGCGGAATCGGACAAGATCGGCCGCCCGAAATACGGCGATCTCATCGAATGGTACGGGTTTCGCCAGCGCGACACCCACGACCTGATGCACATCCTCACCGGCTATGGCCGCGACGCGCTGGGGGAACAATGCGTTCTGCTCTTCACCCACGGCCAGCAGCCGGCCGCGGGACACCTGCTGCTTGGTTATGCGGGGGCTTACAACATCACCAGGCAGGTGCGCAGCAAGGCGCCGGTGTGGCGCGCGGTGCGGGAGGCACATCGCCTGGGCAAGGCGTGCCCGCCGCTGGTCCACATGTCGATCCGCGAGCTCTTGGCGATGGACCTCGCCATGGCGCGGGAACAGCTCGGGATCACGCCCGCGGTCTGGTACAAAACCTGCCATGACGTATGGCGCCGCGAAGGGATCGACCCTTACGACTTGCTCGGCAAGGATATGGCGGCCTGAATCGCGCTTCTCGATCGGGCTGGGCACGTCAGGTGACAGCGACGGGCCGCGCGCCGCGTGATTTAACCCAGGCTGTAAGCCGCAACCCCGCGGCAGCCAGCGCGATCGAACCGAAGATCACGCCGATCCACCTCCGCTCCGGGTCGAAGGCCCGGCCGAGATAGCTCAGCACGAATATCAGCCAGAGGTAGTAGATGCCGAAGCGGTGGAGCCGCTTCCACCACTTGCCAAGCCGGCGCTGAGCGGTGCCGGTTGAAGTGAACGCCATCGCATAGAGAAGCACGTAAGCGAACCCGCCGCCGATCACCGTGACTGGCTCAGGCATCTGTCCTGCCAGCCGTAGCGCCATGACCAGCGCAACGAGATGGACCGTGTGGCTGATCGCGAAGCCGAGCCCGATCCATCTGCGCCGGGCGAGGGCGGCTTTGCTGAACGCGCCAGGCATGAGCGATGCAGCGGCCGGGCGATATAGGCGACGATGAGGAGGGGGAACCCCACCCGCGCGGTGTAGAGAGCCGCGTGCTGCCACTGGTCCTGCGGGCCGTGTCCGACAGCAGCCCGCCGCCACCGCGCCGATCCCCAGCGCAAGCCCGAGCCACATCGGCCAGCGATACTGCATCGGCG
This region of Tsuneonella aeria genomic DNA includes:
- a CDS encoding Coq4 family protein — protein: MTDLQPIPNAEAGSACAADGTLFRNPARPEPKRDIRRALRKFGELVKDKENTALVFEIYESLPSKDFIPRARSMTLSPEGEALRAAEPFLPPMLDDHSALRKMPKGSVAHAYCDFMEREGLSAAGLVAESDKIGRPKYGDLIEWYGFRQRDTHDLMHILTGYGRDALGEQCVLLFTHGQQPAAGHLLLGYAGAYNITRQVRSKAPVWRAVREAHRLGKACPPLVHMSIRELLAMDLAMAREQLGITPAVWYKTCHDVWRREGIDPYDLLGKDMAA
- a CDS encoding ferric reductase-like transmembrane domain-containing protein, with amino-acid sequence MPGAFSKAALARRRWIGLGFAISHTVHLVALVMALRLAGQMPEPVTVIGGGFAYVLLYAMAFTSTGTAQRRLGKWWKRLHRFGIYYLWLIFVLSYLGRAFDPERRWIGVIFGSIALAAAGLRLTAWVKSRGARPVAVT